In a single window of the Biomphalaria glabrata chromosome 13, xgBioGlab47.1, whole genome shotgun sequence genome:
- the LOC129922568 gene encoding uncharacterized protein LOC129922568: MCALVGGYQAENDSRQEFEFIKSFVAGEGYHFTTVMPGGTDVGHEGRWVNRYSGTPVVPPWHRIEPDNHMGHQNCQCLLEPRSWEVSDIECVFNNRQDVGFLCEVND, translated from the coding sequence ATGTGTGCCCTTGTTGGAGGCTACCAGGCTGAAAATGACTCGAGACAGGAGTTTGAGTTCATTAAAAGTTTTGTAGCAGGCGAGGGCTATCATTTTACGACCGTCATGCCTGGAGGCACGGATGTAGGGCATGAAGGCAGATGGGTCAATAGGTACAGTGGGACCCCAGTGGTTCCCCCGTGGCACCGCATAGAACCTGATAATCACATGGGACATCAAAACTGCCAATGTCTGCTCGAGCCTCGTTCCTGGGAAGTCTCCGATATCGAATGCGTTTTTAACAACAGACAAGATGTTGGCTTCCTGTGTGAAGTTAATGACTAA